Proteins co-encoded in one Actinobacillus succinogenes 130Z genomic window:
- the folC gene encoding bifunctional tetrahydrofolate synthase/dihydrofolate synthase: MQHNLKATSSLNEWLSYLENSHFKAIDLGLERIKTVARELNLLRPAPYVITVGGTNGKGTTCRLLETILINAGYKVGVYSSPHLIRYNERVRIQNQELADDRHTSSFAFINEHKNRSLTYFEFSTLSALYLFKQAEVDVAILEVGLGGRLDATNIVDADMAVITSIDIDHVDFLGDTREKIGYEKAGIFRAGKPVIIGEPDCPHSIAEYAKSLKCAVSRRDVDWSFTQQTESWTWQSGKVRLENLPFCQIPLPNAATVLAAVQALPSHISETVIRQSLQEVELIGRFQKIKPAQLSNLAKPANKPVKSLPQMIIDVGHNPHAARYLSEKLTALHARMSGRMIAVCGILKDKDATGILTPLLPVIDEWICVTLTGERGQTGESLNRKLQALDPDIRTNVFHSVQEGVQNAIEKAHENDVVIVFGSFHTVGEFLQLL, encoded by the coding sequence ATGCAACATAATTTAAAAGCCACTTCGTCACTGAACGAGTGGCTTTCTTATTTGGAAAACAGTCATTTTAAAGCCATTGATTTAGGTCTGGAGCGGATAAAAACCGTTGCGCGGGAATTGAATTTATTGCGTCCGGCTCCTTATGTTATCACGGTGGGCGGCACAAATGGTAAGGGTACGACCTGTCGCCTGCTGGAAACGATATTGATTAATGCCGGCTATAAAGTCGGCGTTTATTCGTCGCCTCATTTAATTCGTTATAACGAACGGGTGAGAATTCAAAATCAGGAATTGGCGGATGACCGACATACGTCATCATTCGCTTTTATTAATGAACATAAAAACCGGTCGCTTACTTATTTCGAATTCAGTACGCTTTCCGCACTGTATTTATTCAAACAAGCCGAAGTGGATGTGGCAATTTTAGAAGTGGGACTGGGCGGCCGTTTGGACGCTACTAACATTGTTGATGCCGATATGGCGGTGATTACCAGCATCGATATTGATCACGTGGATTTTTTAGGTGATACCCGTGAAAAAATCGGATACGAAAAAGCCGGTATTTTCCGCGCCGGTAAACCTGTGATTATCGGTGAACCCGATTGTCCTCACAGTATAGCGGAATATGCGAAATCATTGAAATGTGCGGTTTCAAGGCGTGATGTTGATTGGTCGTTCACGCAACAGACTGAATCCTGGACATGGCAGAGCGGTAAAGTGCGGTTGGAAAATTTACCGTTTTGCCAAATTCCGTTACCTAATGCGGCGACAGTATTAGCAGCAGTTCAAGCGTTACCTTCTCATATTTCGGAAACGGTTATCCGTCAATCACTGCAGGAAGTGGAATTGATCGGACGTTTTCAAAAAATTAAACCGGCACAGTTATCCAATCTCGCAAAACCGGCTAATAAGCCTGTAAAAAGTTTACCGCAAATGATTATTGATGTCGGGCATAACCCGCATGCCGCGCGATATTTAAGCGAAAAACTGACCGCACTTCACGCGCGGATGTCAGGCCGAATGATTGCGGTTTGCGGCATTTTGAAAGATAAAGATGCTACAGGCATATTGACGCCGTTATTGCCGGTTATCGACGAATGGATTTGCGTGACTTTAACGGGCGAACGCGGACAAACAGGGGAGTCGTTAAACCGAAAACTACAAGCGCTGGATCCTGATATACGGACAAATGTTTTTCATTCCGTACAAGAAGGCGTTCAAAATGCGATTGAAAAAGCGCATGAAAATGACGTGGTGATTGTGTTCGGTTCGTTTCATACCGTCGGTGAATTTTTGCAGCTACTATAA
- a CDS encoding YcgL domain-containing protein translates to MLCAIYKSKKKDGMYLYIEKRDDFSVLPDSLREAFGIPVFVMLFNLVGKKTLINTDNREVMEQIKQNGFYLQMPKKDDWLFTIEKSCDL, encoded by the coding sequence ATGTTGTGCGCGATTTATAAAAGTAAAAAGAAAGACGGAATGTATTTATATATAGAAAAACGTGATGATTTTTCCGTTTTACCGGATTCATTACGTGAAGCTTTCGGAATACCGGTATTCGTTATGTTGTTTAATTTGGTCGGTAAAAAAACACTTATCAATACGGACAACCGGGAAGTCATGGAACAAATTAAACAAAACGGTTTTTACCTGCAAATGCCCAAAAAAGATGATTGGTTATTTACCATCGAAAAGTCATGTGATCTGTAA
- the accD gene encoding acetyl-CoA carboxylase, carboxyltransferase subunit beta, giving the protein MSWIDKIFSKKPSSDSRRANVPEGVWTKCTACEQVLYRDELKRHLEVCPKCGHHMRIDARERLEYLLDKDSMTEIAADLEPKDILKFKDLKKYKDRLSAAQKDTGEKDALVAMSGTLYGMPIVAAASNFAFMGGSMGSVVGAKFVQAAEEAIEKNCPFVCFSASGGARMQEALLSLMQMAKTSAVLAKMKEKGVPFISVLTDPTLGGVSASFAMLGDLNIAEPKALIGFAGPRVIEQTVREKLPEGFQRAEFLLEHGAIDMIIQRSEMREKLASILSKLMNKPSPFLEPEIIAD; this is encoded by the coding sequence ATGAGCTGGATAGATAAAATTTTTAGTAAAAAGCCGTCTTCGGATTCCCGCCGGGCGAACGTACCGGAAGGAGTGTGGACAAAATGTACGGCTTGTGAACAGGTTTTATACCGCGATGAGTTAAAACGCCACTTAGAGGTGTGCCCGAAATGCGGTCATCATATGCGTATTGATGCCCGCGAACGTTTGGAATATTTGCTGGATAAAGACAGCATGACAGAAATTGCAGCGGATTTAGAACCGAAAGACATCTTAAAATTCAAAGATTTGAAAAAATATAAAGATCGTCTTTCTGCCGCACAAAAAGACACCGGTGAAAAAGACGCATTAGTGGCGATGTCCGGGACTTTATACGGCATGCCGATTGTAGCGGCCGCTTCAAATTTTGCTTTTATGGGCGGCTCCATGGGCTCCGTTGTGGGAGCGAAATTTGTTCAGGCTGCAGAAGAAGCCATTGAAAAAAACTGTCCGTTTGTGTGTTTCTCCGCATCGGGCGGTGCCCGCATGCAGGAAGCGTTATTGTCTTTAATGCAAATGGCGAAAACCAGTGCCGTATTAGCAAAAATGAAAGAAAAAGGCGTTCCTTTTATTTCTGTGTTAACGGATCCGACCTTAGGGGGAGTCTCCGCCAGTTTCGCTATGCTGGGAGATTTAAATATCGCGGAACCGAAAGCATTAATCGGTTTTGCCGGACCGCGTGTTATCGAACAAACCGTACGTGAAAAATTACCGGAAGGTTTTCAGCGCGCCGAATTTTTATTGGAACACGGTGCCATTGATATGATCATTCAACGTTCTGAAATGCGTGAAAAACTAGCCAGCATATTAAGCAAGCTGATGAACAAGCCGTCACCTTTTTTAGAACCTGAGATTATTGCAGACTAG
- a CDS encoding TIGR01619 family protein, translating to MTDIEKEQNWQTYRSLLNDRIAIFTANLALFAAYPNPQLASVVQFSLPYEQDESGLPETNEYQTLIRKIFKVLTQLSALPNTLFAGHIISNGMARLYFYTQNSDAFQAVLAQFDDVDNVEVQHDSDWDLYFDFLLPSPLEMKINATEEIIEMLTQNNRSLSDTYLVEHTFHFEQKEKMQAFIEKMGLSDIPFNQIQYTDQPMRLNEEDDEVYMLKLEQELTLDNSDIFIYVESFEYLAKEFSGEYQGWECDNLVGDTQLN from the coding sequence ATGACAGATATAGAAAAAGAACAAAACTGGCAGACTTATCGTTCATTATTGAACGATAGGATCGCGATTTTTACGGCAAATCTTGCTTTATTCGCCGCATATCCGAATCCTCAGTTGGCTTCCGTAGTGCAATTTTCATTGCCTTACGAGCAAGATGAAAGCGGGTTGCCCGAAACAAATGAGTATCAAACGTTGATTCGCAAGATTTTTAAGGTATTAACCCAATTATCCGCTTTGCCGAATACCTTATTTGCCGGTCATATTATCAGTAACGGAATGGCGCGCTTGTATTTTTATACCCAAAACAGCGATGCTTTTCAGGCGGTGTTGGCTCAGTTTGATGATGTGGATAACGTGGAAGTCCAGCATGATTCCGATTGGGATTTATATTTTGATTTTTTGCTGCCTTCTCCGTTAGAAATGAAGATTAATGCAACGGAAGAAATCATTGAAATGCTGACGCAAAATAACCGTTCGTTAAGCGATACTTATTTGGTAGAACATACCTTTCATTTTGAACAAAAAGAAAAAATGCAGGCGTTTATTGAAAAAATGGGACTCAGTGATATTCCGTTTAACCAGATCCAATATACGGATCAACCTATGCGTCTTAATGAGGAAGATGATGAAGTTTATATGCTGAAACTGGAACAGGAATTGACGTTGGATAACAGCGATATTTTTATTTATGTGGAGTCGTTCGAGTACCTGGCAAAAGAATTTTCCGGTGAATATCAGGGATGGGAATGCGATAATTTAGTAGGCGATACGCAGCTAAACTAA
- the pepN gene encoding aminopeptidase N gives MQAKAKYRKDYKTPDFTATDIFLDFQLDPQHTVVTAKTQFQRLNSESTTLRLDGHSFQFASIKFNGSDFSAYKQDGESLTLTLPEESADNFELEIVTILVPAENTSLQGLYQSGEGICTQCEAEGFRQITYSLDRPDVLARYHVKITADKTRYPFLLSNGNRIASGESDNDKHWVEWQDPFPKPSYLFALVAGDFDLLQDEFTTRSGRKVALELYVDRGNLNRADWAMQSLKKAMKWDEERFGLEYDLDIYMIVAVDFFNMGAMENKGLNVFNSKYVLANAQTATDEDYLAIESVIGHEYFHNWTGNRVTCRDWFQLSLKEGLTVFRDQEFSSDTGSRAVNRINNVKFLRTAQFAEDASPMSHPIRPEKVLEMNNFYTMTVYEKGAEVIRMMHTLLGEKRFQQGMQLYIAENDGKAATCEDFVSAMERASGVDLTQFRRWYSQSGTPKLTVSDSYDEKKHSYQLIVSQLTPPTADQMDKVNLHIPLKIALYDKNGIPISLLNNGEVVSNVLNVTQKDQVFEFHSVSSRPVPALLCDFSAPVKLDYHYSTEQLIILLKFAQNEFVRWDAMQMLFAAELRRNLTAWQQSEELTFSAEILTALSHVLANYKENVELTTLLLTLPKETEFAELFKTIDPDGIATVRDFMQRTIAENLRAQLLETYNAILPQEYRIDIQDIALRGLKNICLQYLAFCETGNLIVNKHYLHADNMTDMLAALTAATKAQLGCRENLLRDFEEKWQHDGLVMDKWFTLQATRPDSNVLELVQHLMMHPSFNFNNPNRLRALVASFTNQNPKAFHATNGSGYRFLTDILIKLNETNPQVAARLVEPLIRFSRYDSQRQTLMKRALERLNEVENLSKDLYEKIDKALNA, from the coding sequence ATGCAAGCGAAAGCCAAATACCGCAAAGATTATAAAACCCCGGATTTTACCGCAACGGATATTTTTCTTGATTTTCAACTTGACCCGCAGCATACCGTGGTCACCGCCAAAACCCAATTCCAACGTCTGAATTCCGAAAGTACGACATTACGCTTAGACGGTCACAGCTTCCAATTTGCTTCAATTAAATTTAACGGTAGCGATTTTTCCGCTTACAAACAGGACGGAGAAAGTCTCACGCTGACATTGCCCGAGGAAAGTGCGGACAATTTCGAGCTTGAAATTGTGACGATTCTGGTACCGGCCGAAAATACCTCATTACAGGGGCTGTATCAATCGGGCGAGGGGATTTGTACGCAATGTGAAGCGGAAGGGTTTCGCCAGATTACTTATTCATTAGACCGCCCGGATGTATTGGCGCGTTATCATGTGAAAATCACTGCCGACAAAACCCGTTATCCGTTCCTGCTTTCAAACGGGAACCGTATTGCAAGCGGTGAATCGGATAATGACAAACATTGGGTGGAATGGCAGGATCCGTTCCCGAAACCGAGTTATTTATTTGCGTTGGTCGCCGGTGATTTTGATCTGTTGCAAGATGAATTCACCACTCGTAGCGGTCGGAAAGTGGCACTGGAACTGTATGTCGATCGCGGCAATTTAAATCGCGCCGATTGGGCCATGCAAAGTCTGAAGAAAGCCATGAAATGGGATGAAGAGCGTTTCGGTTTGGAATACGATCTGGATATTTACATGATTGTGGCGGTGGATTTCTTCAATATGGGGGCGATGGAAAATAAAGGTTTGAACGTATTCAATTCCAAATATGTATTGGCCAACGCACAAACTGCGACGGACGAAGATTATTTGGCGATCGAATCGGTGATCGGACATGAATATTTCCATAACTGGACCGGTAATCGCGTCACTTGCCGGGATTGGTTCCAATTAAGTCTGAAAGAAGGATTGACCGTATTCCGCGATCAGGAGTTTTCATCGGATACCGGTTCCCGGGCGGTGAATCGCATTAATAACGTAAAATTCCTGCGTACCGCGCAGTTTGCCGAAGATGCCAGCCCGATGTCTCATCCGATTCGTCCGGAAAAAGTATTGGAAATGAATAACTTTTATACTATGACCGTTTATGAAAAAGGCGCGGAAGTTATTCGTATGATGCATACCTTACTGGGCGAAAAACGTTTCCAGCAAGGTATGCAGCTTTATATTGCGGAAAACGACGGTAAAGCCGCCACCTGCGAAGATTTTGTTTCTGCCATGGAACGAGCCTCCGGTGTGGATTTAACGCAATTTCGTCGTTGGTATAGCCAATCCGGCACGCCGAAATTAACGGTTTCCGACAGCTATGATGAGAAAAAACACAGTTATCAGCTTATTGTTTCTCAGCTGACGCCACCGACGGCAGATCAAATGGATAAGGTGAATTTACATATTCCATTGAAAATTGCCTTATATGATAAAAACGGCATTCCGATTAGCTTACTAAACAACGGTGAAGTCGTGAGTAATGTGTTGAACGTAACGCAAAAAGATCAGGTATTTGAATTCCATTCCGTCAGCTCGCGTCCCGTGCCTGCGTTATTATGCGACTTTTCTGCGCCGGTAAAACTGGATTATCATTACAGCACGGAACAACTGATTATTTTATTGAAATTTGCGCAGAACGAATTTGTACGCTGGGATGCGATGCAAATGTTATTCGCAGCAGAATTACGCCGTAATTTAACAGCCTGGCAGCAAAGCGAAGAACTCACATTTTCTGCGGAAATTTTGACCGCACTTTCCCACGTACTGGCGAATTATAAAGAAAATGTAGAACTTACGACCTTGCTTTTGACGTTACCGAAAGAAACGGAATTTGCCGAATTATTTAAAACCATTGATCCGGACGGCATTGCTACCGTGCGCGATTTTATGCAACGTACTATTGCGGAAAATTTACGTGCTCAGTTGCTTGAAACCTATAATGCCATTCTTCCGCAAGAGTATCGCATCGATATTCAAGATATTGCATTACGCGGGTTAAAAAATATTTGTCTGCAATATTTAGCCTTCTGTGAAACGGGCAATTTAATTGTCAACAAACATTATCTGCATGCGGATAATATGACGGATATGCTGGCGGCATTAACGGCGGCAACTAAAGCCCAACTCGGTTGTCGTGAAAATCTGTTGCGTGATTTTGAAGAAAAATGGCAACATGACGGACTGGTTATGGATAAATGGTTTACTTTACAGGCAACCCGTCCGGACAGTAATGTGTTGGAATTGGTACAGCATTTGATGATGCATCCGAGTTTCAATTTCAATAATCCGAATCGTCTACGGGCCTTAGTGGCAAGTTTTACCAACCAAAATCCGAAAGCGTTTCATGCGACGAACGGTTCGGGGTATCGCTTCTTAACCGATATTCTGATTAAATTAAACGAAACCAATCCGCAGGTTGCCGCTCGTTTAGTGGAACCGTTAATCCGTTTCAGCCGCTATGACAGTCAACGTCAAACCCTAATGAAGCGTGCATTGGAGCGCTTAAACGAAGTGGAAAATTTGTCCAAAGATTTATACGAAAAAATTGATAAAGCGTTAAACGCCTGA
- the dapD gene encoding 2,3,4,5-tetrahydropyridine-2,6-dicarboxylate N-succinyltransferase, with the protein MSNLQAVIEEAFERRADITPKTVDAATRAAIEEVIEGLDSGKFRVAEKIDGEWVTHQWLKKAVLLSFRINENEIIDGAETKYYDKVALKFADYSEERFAQEGFRVVPSATVRKGAYISKNTVLMPSYVNIGAYVGEGTMVDTWATVGSCAQIGKNVHLSGGVGIGGVLEPLQANPTIIGDNCFIGARSEVVEGVIVEDGCVISMGVFIGQSTKIYDRETGEIHYGRVPAGSVVVSGSLPSKDGKYSLYCAVIVKKVDAKTLGKVGINELLRSIEE; encoded by the coding sequence ATGTCAAACTTACAAGCAGTCATTGAAGAAGCGTTTGAACGCCGTGCCGATATCACGCCTAAAACGGTAGATGCCGCTACAAGAGCAGCTATTGAAGAAGTGATCGAAGGATTAGACAGCGGTAAATTCCGTGTAGCCGAAAAAATCGACGGTGAATGGGTTACGCATCAATGGCTGAAAAAAGCCGTTTTATTATCATTTCGTATCAATGAAAACGAGATTATTGACGGTGCCGAAACCAAATATTATGACAAAGTAGCATTGAAATTCGCCGATTATAGCGAAGAGCGTTTTGCACAAGAGGGTTTCCGTGTTGTGCCTTCGGCTACTGTCCGTAAAGGTGCATATATTTCAAAAAATACGGTTTTAATGCCTTCTTACGTTAATATCGGTGCTTATGTAGGTGAAGGCACTATGGTAGATACTTGGGCGACCGTAGGTTCATGCGCCCAAATCGGTAAAAACGTTCACTTATCCGGCGGCGTCGGTATCGGCGGTGTACTGGAACCGTTACAAGCTAATCCGACAATTATCGGGGATAATTGCTTTATCGGCGCCCGTTCTGAAGTCGTTGAAGGTGTTATAGTTGAGGATGGTTGTGTTATTTCAATGGGCGTATTCATCGGTCAATCTACTAAAATTTATGATCGCGAAACCGGTGAAATCCATTATGGGCGTGTACCTGCCGGTTCTGTCGTCGTTTCCGGCAGCCTTCCGTCAAAAGACGGCAAATACAGTCTGTATTGCGCTGTAATTGTAAAAAAAGTGGATGCTAAAACGCTGGGTAAAGTAGGGATTAACGAATTATTACGTTCTATTGAAGAATAA
- a CDS encoding NAD(P)H nitroreductase, with translation MDTLELLLYRRSNKKLTHPAPNTEQLAQIFQAACRAPDHGKLQPYRFIVIEGEGLKRLEVLLKAAAQELNLDKKQTAKAEKICGQPMVIAVVAKIDKTIEKVPDWEQMLTAGCATYSIQLAAQNLGFDNVWITGKWVEGSALRQAFECAPHDKVVALIMLGTATSQPDKEPKTVNPEKFVRYL, from the coding sequence ATGGATACTTTAGAATTATTGTTATACCGTCGCTCTAATAAAAAACTGACACATCCTGCGCCGAATACCGAACAATTAGCGCAAATATTTCAGGCGGCCTGCCGAGCGCCGGATCATGGTAAACTGCAACCTTACCGTTTTATTGTCATTGAAGGCGAAGGACTGAAACGACTTGAAGTGCTATTAAAAGCAGCGGCGCAAGAGTTAAATTTAGACAAAAAACAAACGGCGAAAGCGGAAAAAATTTGCGGACAGCCGATGGTTATTGCAGTTGTAGCGAAAATCGATAAGACTATCGAAAAAGTACCGGACTGGGAACAGATGTTAACCGCAGGTTGTGCCACTTACAGCATTCAGTTAGCGGCACAAAATTTAGGCTTTGATAATGTCTGGATAACGGGAAAATGGGTGGAGGGTTCCGCGCTACGCCAAGCCTTTGAATGCGCACCTCATGATAAAGTGGTGGCATTAATTATGTTGGGTACGGCAACAAGCCAACCTGATAAGGAACCCAAAACCGTTAACCCGGAAAAATTCGTGCGTTATCTTTAA
- a CDS encoding DNA adenine methylase: MASKQFNQAPLPFVGQKRMFLQHFRKILNQHIANNGDGWTIVDVFGGSGLLSHTARNTKSAATVIYNDFDGYSERLQHIGDINRLRADLYALVDNAAPKNKRLSKALKSDVIHVIQNFDGYKDLNCLSSWLLFSGQQVGNFTELFNRDFWHCIRKSDYPEADGYLEGITVTNESFDSLIPRFAGKDKVLLILDPPYLCTRQDSYKQATYFDLIDFLKLINLTKPPYIFFSSTKSEFIRFIDYMIDSKADNWRSFDNCHRIAVNASASYSGQYEDNLVFKF, encoded by the coding sequence ATGGCAAGCAAACAATTCAATCAAGCTCCGTTACCTTTTGTAGGTCAAAAACGGATGTTCCTACAACACTTCAGAAAAATCTTAAATCAGCATATAGCCAATAATGGTGATGGCTGGACTATTGTGGATGTATTTGGCGGATCTGGTTTATTGAGCCATACTGCCAGAAACACAAAATCCGCTGCGACAGTTATCTATAATGACTTTGACGGATATTCGGAACGATTGCAACACATCGGGGATATTAATCGGCTACGCGCAGATTTATATGCTTTAGTTGACAACGCCGCACCTAAAAATAAGCGTTTATCCAAAGCGTTAAAATCGGATGTTATCCACGTAATTCAAAATTTCGATGGATATAAAGACCTTAACTGTCTATCATCTTGGCTATTGTTTAGCGGGCAACAAGTAGGGAATTTTACGGAGTTATTCAACCGTGATTTTTGGCATTGTATACGAAAGAGTGATTATCCCGAAGCAGACGGTTATCTTGAGGGTATAACGGTAACCAACGAATCCTTCGATTCGCTTATACCTCGATTCGCTGGCAAAGATAAGGTGTTGTTAATACTGGATCCGCCGTACTTATGTACTCGACAAGATAGTTATAAACAAGCGACTTATTTTGATTTAATCGATTTTTTAAAATTAATCAATCTCACAAAGCCTCCGTATATATTTTTCAGTTCAACCAAAAGCGAGTTTATTCGATTTATTGATTATATGATTGATAGTAAGGCAGATAACTGGCGCTCATTCGATAATTGCCACCGCATAGCGGTTAATGCATCCGCAAGCTATTCAGGTCAATATGAGGATAATTTGGTGTTTAAATTCTGA
- a CDS encoding histidine phosphatase family protein, with translation MKKDIRFYLIRHGRTVWNEQGLMQGWGNSDLTEEGVKGAKLTGLALNEVPFVAAYSSCLQRTIDTAHHILGERNIPLFQHNGLNEHYFGSWEGTHVESIRQTREFQQMVADPVNYKALTNGGETWQQLAERTTKAINDIIRIHDNGNILVVSHGHTVRLLMAIFAGATWQTHRDPGISESMKNTSINIVHYIRNGLSDSGRFIVEKVNDTRHLE, from the coding sequence ATGAAAAAAGATATTCGATTTTATCTTATCCGTCACGGCAGAACGGTTTGGAACGAACAGGGTTTAATGCAGGGCTGGGGCAACTCCGACCTGACGGAAGAAGGCGTGAAAGGAGCAAAACTCACAGGGCTCGCATTAAATGAAGTGCCCTTTGTCGCGGCATATTCAAGCTGTCTGCAACGGACTATCGATACTGCCCATCATATTTTAGGCGAACGGAATATTCCGCTTTTTCAGCATAACGGTTTAAACGAGCATTATTTCGGTTCATGGGAAGGCACGCATGTGGAATCAATCCGTCAAACCCGGGAATTCCAGCAAATGGTCGCGGATCCTGTTAACTATAAAGCCTTGACGAACGGCGGAGAAACTTGGCAACAATTAGCCGAGCGCACTACGAAAGCCATTAACGACATTATTCGAATTCATGATAACGGCAATATTTTGGTAGTATCTCACGGCCATACCGTGCGCTTATTAATGGCTATTTTCGCCGGCGCCACTTGGCAAACCCACCGCGATCCCGGCATTAGCGAATCGATGAAAAATACATCCATTAATATTGTGCATTATATTCGAAACGGACTGTCGGATTCAGGGCGGTTTATTGTCGAGAAAGTGAATGATACCCGTCATTTAGAATGA
- a CDS encoding Com family DNA-binding transcriptional regulator, whose translation MPATQIRPAYSYMPPTELGRRIISKPQKGYYMQGLKEIRCKCCNKLLARTKNVQFLEIKCVRCKTINKY comes from the coding sequence ATGCCAGCTACGCAGATACGACCTGCATATAGCTATATGCCGCCTACCGAGCTCGGCAGGCGGATTATATCAAAACCGCAAAAGGGATACTATATGCAAGGATTAAAAGAGATTCGTTGCAAATGTTGCAATAAATTATTAGCAAGAACTAAAAACGTACAATTTTTAGAAATAAAATGTGTACGTTGTAAGACAATTAATAAATACTAA
- the pyrD gene encoding quinone-dependent dihydroorotate dehydrogenase — MLYPLIRKGIFALEPETAHNLAIKALHIAGNPWLNRALKALLGCPQGTEKTVMGIKFKNPIGLAAGADKNGEAIDGFGAMGFGFIEVGTVTPLAQDGNAKPRQFRIVEAEGIINRNGFNNYGIDHLIENVNKSHYDGTLGINIGKNKITPIEQGKDDYIFCLNKAYNYAHYITVNISSPNTPDLRTLQYGDALDDLLKSIKERQKILAEQYNKYVPIALKIAPDLTEAELVQIADTVRRHQMDGVIATNTTISRDTVQGMKNAAEIGGLSGKPLQHKSTEIIRRLHRELKGDIPIIGSGGIDGVQNAQEKIAAGAELLQIYSGLIYHGPALVKTLVQTIK; from the coding sequence ATGTTATACCCGCTTATCCGAAAAGGTATTTTTGCGTTAGAACCCGAAACTGCCCACAACTTGGCGATTAAAGCGCTGCATATTGCAGGTAATCCGTGGTTAAATCGTGCATTAAAAGCGTTACTCGGTTGCCCGCAAGGTACGGAAAAAACCGTGATGGGCATAAAATTTAAGAATCCTATCGGATTAGCGGCCGGTGCGGATAAAAACGGTGAAGCCATTGACGGTTTCGGTGCAATGGGATTCGGTTTTATCGAAGTGGGTACCGTTACGCCATTGGCTCAGGACGGGAATGCCAAACCGCGCCAATTCCGAATTGTGGAAGCGGAGGGGATTATCAACCGCAACGGTTTTAACAATTACGGTATCGATCACCTTATCGAAAATGTCAACAAATCCCATTATGACGGTACACTGGGGATTAATATCGGTAAAAATAAAATTACCCCTATCGAACAGGGCAAGGACGATTATATTTTCTGCCTGAATAAAGCGTACAATTATGCGCATTATATTACGGTGAATATTTCGTCACCGAATACGCCGGACTTACGTACGTTGCAATATGGTGACGCATTGGATGACTTACTGAAAAGTATTAAAGAACGGCAAAAAATTCTGGCGGAACAATATAACAAATATGTGCCTATCGCATTGAAAATTGCGCCGGATCTGACTGAAGCCGAATTGGTGCAAATTGCCGACACGGTACGCCGTCATCAAATGGACGGCGTTATCGCGACTAATACTACAATTTCCCGCGACACCGTGCAGGGGATGAAAAATGCGGCGGAAATAGGCGGATTAAGCGGTAAGCCGTTACAGCATAAAAGTACGGAAATCATTCGTCGTTTACATCGGGAGCTGAAGGGCGATATTCCGATTATCGGTAGCGGCGGCATCGACGGTGTGCAAAACGCACAGGAAAAAATCGCCGCCGGTGCCGAATTATTACAGATTTATTCCGGGCTGATTTACCACGGTCCGGCATTAGTCAAAACTTTGGTGCAAACCATAAAATAG